In Solanum lycopersicum chromosome 3, SLM_r2.1, the genomic stretch TATCTTTTGCTGCAAATACACAATTATTTgtcttttaataataatactgCCAAACACTCACCAATAAAGTGCTTTCTCCTTTGTTTTACCAACATCATCCATCTCTTTTTATATGTTACTTATGagctatttaattttatatgaaattaaaaaaatatatatatatataaatataaaataagtaataaaaatttatttattcaattaagaataaaatagttattttatagttaaattattacttaatataaaaatatattattttattaagattaatctaacaaaaaaataaatcacataaattgaaactgatatagtataatttattatttaaaaattcaagcgaATATTGTTTATTACTAATTACTCTTTGAAATGATTAATATATGTATCatctttaaaatagtttttgtttttatttctaaatggtTTAAGTCAAATTTAATAGTGTTTTCAATCTCTCATGGTTTAATAAGGGCAaattttatctctattttttAAGATAAAGAAGTCAAAAGTGATAGGCTATCGGcttatgaaaaataaacatttcaaaattactcttttgataaaaaagaaaaaataaatactaaagaaAGCATGATAATGCATTACGAAAAAAGATCAAgtaaaatcattattaattttaataagcaTCACTAATTTCtatcattattaattttaatattaataatataccatattcaatattcttttatagtcttaacaaaaaattaaactcaAATCTTATAGTAACATACTTCTTTTGGCAACATGCTTAAGGTAACTAAACATACTTCGTAAAACACTACTAgagataatataaataataaacgaAATTCAGATATACGATTTATGAGTgttgataaatttataattcattttttttaatttgaaatttcatgatAATTCATAACCATTTcaatttttgtcaaaatttctACAATGGAATAAATTCCTAcaaattcacaaaaaatataaatcaattagaCAAGAccatacataaataaaaattagtgaTTTATACAAAGTGATACTGTAGCTCGATCCGATCTGCGTCGCTGATATCAGATATAGAGAAAATGATATATCAAAACGGACCACAAATTCAataatgatttatattttatctcAGATTTGTCAATTTGTGAATTGTGTCTGTCATTttcttttgaagttgaaaacagatgaaataaaataagattgAATAAGACATTAAATTATAAGAATTGGTGAAAGCTGACATAAAACGTAAGAACAATCATCTATTAAAGGAAAAAGATGGAACAGTGCTGCTTTAATTGTCGCTGCTTAAGCCCTTTTctgctattttttattttttatttttttactttacacATAAAAATCTGTCTATCTACTGTcaataataaggaaaaaagtATATCATGATTCTCTcttttatacttctttttccttttgtttcttCAAAGGGGCCTTTGTCATTTCATCCTCCTTACAGTTTTTCATTTCTATTTAGTCGTAATTATTTTAGATTTcacgttttttttaaaattaaataaatttatcatgtaATCTTATTAGtataaagatatatatgtgttaatatggacataaaaaatattatattagtataaatagtaataagttcaagtgcacacataaatatctttaaattacaCTATTAAATAATGCGAGGATAAAATATCCTCCGTAAAATTTAGTATCGTAACTTTCGGCTAGACTCTTTACCCTTTTTATTAGTTGTCACCACTTTAAATTTCAAGTTTCTTAAGAAACTAGGTAAGTTTATCATGTATCTTTATTTAGCATTCTCTTAGGGGTTGTTTGGCAGGGAGTATTAGGAGAAATAATTCAAGTATTATGTGTGGTATTATTTAATGTTATGTTTGATAGAAATTTGGGTCTCTATATTATCAATCCAGGAATTAGTTATGCACCTACATGGTATTAGAGGGTGCATAATTAATACATTTCATTTGGTGGTATTAGATCTAATACCATCAGACTAATTTaggtaaagacaaaaatacctttcaaattcttttaatcattttgtttatttttttgattttatattttatatttatactaataaaattatttaaataaattagcttacaaattttattatttagatataattttttgtttcaaaaatatgagttatttaatctatttaattattaatataaaatgttataatCTGACtaatatgttgatgtatgaatttaagaacaattcataagtaaaataGTCTCTTAACGAAAATCCATTGAACATAACATAAGTAGTCTAATACAAgagcatatatataaaaaaaaatctcgagtataaaaatagtttaatttattttgctatatttatttttatttttattttgataaagagttctttttaaatttattgatacaaaacaaagttcaataaattttctctacaaatcattatagttgtgtgacctttttgagatattaactccaatttattaaaatgagaattatttactctcaaataatttaaatgagaAAATAGAGAACATGACAGTAAAATCTTTATTCTCCTAgctaaataaaaatgttataacaaataatattcTCCATTAATTATTTACCTTGACTCAATTATATGAAATAGAAAATCTCATAATAACCCTAGAGTATAAttggaaagaatttttttttggtaaacttTTAAACTACACATAAAATTAGATAAGAAataatgaatcaaacacttaataaaaataattcatgcaTTACTAATTCCTGCATTATTGATCATTGTACCAAACAATCCTTAAAGTCAATTTTTTCTATCAATGAACATGAACTATTTACTCAATAATTTTGTtggtaaaatatatattttctagatTGATCATTAACTctcaaagataaaataaaaatataatattatttatgtattaattttatgaaacaaCGAATATTAAGTAGTATTTCTTTTGAGAAACTATAtgtaaacaaaaagaaagggAGTAATTCATTGATTCTTGTaataacactttttttttccataacttTTACTGAGGTCTCTCTCTTTACTGCACGCTTGTGTCAATCCTAATTATTATTCAGCAAATCCACAAAAATTAGTTAGTTCCAAATTCGAAGTGTGCGTATGTCTTTAAAAGTACTCCACAAATGAATTTGTATCgagtttaagttatatacataataaatataaagattGTCTTTAATATTCGAAAGTTAATCTTATAATATATGTTGGATAGTccttatattttgaaatttgttggAGAAAAGTTGGAACCCAAAATAACTAGCAATTGCTACTGACTTTTAATTTTTGGATGAGAACTTTGTGGTGAATTTATGTGTCTTGAATAAATCTCTCATTAAGTAATAATCTGCACTTTGCGGTTTGTACACATAGAATAGATCTCCCATTGGTACTAATTTACATTTTATAGTGAGCATTTTGTGTACACGGGATAAATCTCTCATTGAGTAATAACTTGTACTATGCTATGTGATGGGTATTTTGTTCGCACTTGGATAAATCTCTCATCGGATAGTAATCTTCAAACTACGCATATCGTAAATTATACTATACAAAATCTATGCAACAAGCTCGACTCAAAAGATACTGAAAAATATCCATTCAAGATCATCATATATGCTTGTATTCACCCAACTAGCTAATCTTAAATCAACTAACTCATCGTAAAGAATTATAATATAACACGATAAATATCGTGTCCGTagtaaataaaatgatttaatgatgaaagataatatattttttggtcTGATAGTATTTATAAGTCAAACCCTATTAGTATTTAGAGCAGATACTTGTATTAACAACATTACTGAACCAGCCAATGCTCATGATTTTGCTGCCCTAGTCAGTAGCTACCAACACACTTTATGCTGTAAACTAGAGCTTTTAttcaaaaggtaaaaaaaataaaaagtgagaCTTCTTTTAATTAACAAATATATCTACCAAGTTGCTCTATAGATATCAACTTtgaaaatgactttttattatctgtattatttaatagtgtattttaaaggtatatatgtattTACGTGAATATCGTAAATCCTTCataattccttttcttttttggcaacactttaagtttaacttttcacgtgacatgtttaaaaccacaagattaaagggtattttgatacatttaacataattttaatttagaaccacatctttcttttcttaaactacaTTACAAGTCAAACAAGGCCATCAtttttaaaacaagaaaaatattaaataatacaaCAATAAAAGATCATCCATACACAATTTAATAtcgtaataataattttaaacaaaactaaaatattattcaaatatttttacttaaaaaatataaagatacAATTGGTGTAAGAGAACAGGAAACAcactaattatataattttttactgtTAACTCGACATTTAATTAACATGCTGGCTTTACAGTTTAACCTGGTACTGTGTTGGCTCGTAGCCGGCAGGTTAAGCCGTGGTCGGTTGacagcaaatcattaaaaaaatattgttactgCTTTTTAGCGGCTTGACTCCGACAGTCGAACTAGCCAACTAGGTAAGCttactcttttttaaaaaattttttattttatttcatttttcttggaaaaagaatcttttcaatttgttttggcttaaataattaatattccGATACAATATAGTACGGATgagattttttctatttttaataagaatttttaattttttaataagaaattttagatttgcatttcaaatttgaatttgtgtttCATAGAGATTGTTGTTTCTCAAATGACactttacttatataaatttaaattagttagactttaatataaatacttaaatttaagttttttattagGCTTAAATCATCGATAgacccttaaagttgtccgcgtAATTCACTTAAACACCTTAACTGAGATTTGTACCTGTTGAACACTTTGACTCTTCTgaatttgaaccatttaaacACTTTGTGCATACGTGGCACAAAAAGTGTATTCTACACGTTTTTAGGCGCGTGAATCATTTAATCAGtgcctttttaatttttttttctcctggtattttttaaaaaaataaaaagaacaattcttctttcttctttctcctttCTCTCTCAAAATTGCAAATCGTTGCCATCAATTATTCATAACAACAAAATCTATcatcttatattttttctttatacatTTACTTCTTCTGAATTTATGCttaaatttaataagaaatGTGAGTCCTTATTTCCtttgttataaaaaatgaaagaatataaTCTAAATTTTCTTGCCGAAAAAAATGGAGATCACCATTTTTATTTTACCGAAAAATATGGAGGCCACCGGAAAATATAAAGGCCACACGCACAGCTTCAGGTTCACACCCATTCTTTCTTCATTACAAAACAAGAAcagaaattaaatttaaataaaaacaaaaagacactgaacatattcttttttataaaaaaaaatatactatcaattgtgaaataggaacaaaaaagaaaacataaagagaagtaaagaaaaaaagaagaagataaattcatacttagtatatattaaaatctCCATTTGGAAAATAACAATGGTGGAAAAGAGGTGATTTTAgtgagagaagaaaaagaaagatttgagGTGGTGAGGGTGCAGGTGGGTGTGAGAGTGataacatgatttttattttattttttaaaaagttgaaattcttatttttttatttagattcttttattttcaaaattcatttatagaattattttaaatttaaataccaCGTGTCTTCATTTGATTTGCTATTTTGCCACATCAGTTGCATATCAATTGCATGTGCATTGCACGTGCTTTCTCTTTTGATCAAGTCTTGTAAAAATGTTTGATAgatacttattttttaagatttgaaTGTCTAATAGAAAAATGAGCATATTAAAATATCTAAGTGAATCTTACGAACAACTTACCgcagatgacttaagcctttttattattataaaataatacattcaataatataataaaatataaattaagaaacAAGTATAATCCATTAATGATGCGCATCATAATATTGTAATATTGTAACAGTAGATAGCAGTCAACTTTGGTCTTATCCTTTAACATGTCCTGTCTCTATGCAGTGCAATTTTCTAGCACtacttttgttgtttatttacGCTCTTTCTTTCCGTATAAAATTGTTTATTATATTGCGCTTATctaaagtcaatttgattattttttaaaaataaattagattatattaatttaatattttaaataaaaaaattagatattttaaaactatataaaaaaatactataaattataattttttacatattaatatgatgaaaaaatacatcttaaaatattagtcaaaatttttataatttaactctaaaaatagaaatcatgacaaacaatatcAGACGGAGgaggaaatatttattttttcctagtCTTGTCAATTTTAGAATAAGTTAAGGTCCACCAAATTTTGATGCTCATTAATTACAAGAAAATTCTAATGGTCCGTTGATTAATCATTAATTTGGACCTGAAACTTTATCATGTcttaaaagtatataatttgtGACCCAAAAATGTTTCACTCCTATCCCAAGTGTGTTAGTGGTAGACACGACGgataaatattaagaatttggggtctaaatttttttatttaattttttaaatgtcaatcaattttattaaagaatttacaaattattaatgtttaattttctaaaacaaatataaagtcATCTAATAATGACCCCCCACCTAACTTAGTTACTAATTGGTGGAATGGTTcttgatcataaattttaagtttagaTACAATGAGTTAATAGAAAAATTGATAGAACGTTTtgcttttaataaattttgtatttacttaaatatgaattagtcaaatttcaaaatgaattcAACTAGAAAAGATATTGTTGGACTTCTCATGTCATGTCATTGTATAGCAACCATGCAAACTAAATATTAGGAACTCCAACGTACTCTCACAAGTCGCAATCCAAAATGTGGTATACTTTTTTTAGTCTGTCacaaaaacatcattttttatgattaaaaataaataattttattttttttattatagtaaaataatttataataatatctagtatttattttagatattaatttttttctcataaatttGTACGGAGGGAAATAACTTTCTGATGGAAATAACTTGTATCCAATTAACAAATGACAAGCATCTAACCCAAATTGAAGCTTATCTTTAAGCCAATGATAAAAACCTTCAAatcatgtgtttttttttcatgcTTTATGTGAGTGCGCACATAATGACAATCATCCCATCTAATCAACattttatttcctttgttgtattttgtatcTAATCAAATGCCTTTTCTGTTTCCATTACCGACTTAACTTTTCGAATTActttaatgaaatgaaatttagcCACTGCTAATGGATAATTTTATCATACAACATTTATTTTCCTAGGTCCaaattaatagttttcattccCACACTAATATGTTGGTGATGCTTCATATATTCTACCGGctaatacataaacataaattGACATTTGATTTTGGGTGTCACGTAAATTAGACACATTTGTTctatatatgataattttgtatTCTACGTCTATTATGTCATGTTAGGCACGTGTATctaattgttcaattttatacaagtttaactGTGTATTCGTGCGTGTCATTGCACTCATATATGGAAGGTTcagattatttattattttaaatcataattcTGACCAAAATGAACGAATTGTCGATATGTCCGAGTGGTTAAGGAGACAGACTCGAAATCTGTTGGGCTTTGCCTGCGCAGGTTCGAATCCTGCTGTCGACGCTttttttgtccattttttttCCATCAACCACTTGAGCTAGCCTCATATATCCCGATAACTTAATAAAGATTTGTGTTTTTCTGTTAATCGGAGGGAGTTCACCAGTAATCAACTAATCAAACTGTTTTGTGTTTGGGGTGTGAAAAAATTTACAACTTGATTAACAAAGTTTTGCTCATATGCTTATAAGCTATGATCTTCTCTGTATTAGACATCAGAAGAGGTTGACAAAATGAATTCTTTTAAGTAACTAATCCTTTCAAATTCTGGATTCCTACTGATAATAAGATTGGCTTTTTTCTTCTATGTGGGTATTTGAAATTGTCCTGATCAGGGCGAACCAACTTGTGCTAATGTTTCGGCTAGTTTCTGTGTTTagttcttcaaattttcaacTCTATCAATGATAATGTTCGACTTTGGCAAATCTTTTTCGATATTATAGAATCGAAGCAAACAGTAACAATGTATACTTACTAAGAACTACAATAATATACAGATGGAAGTGAACAAAATCTGTGAATGTTTCTCCTACACTAATCTGGACGATCTCTGTAATTGTTGATCAACTTCATCAGCCATTTCTTCTTTACCAAATCTCTTAAACCCTCTTCTTAAAACCTTAGctacatattcatcaatctCAAATCTAGAACCCCATCCACTCTTTTTCATCAATTCATAAACCCTAACAGTAGATTCCACCTGTTCACCTTCAACCAACGCCCTCACCAACCTTACCAGCGACTTATCATCACACTCAATCCTTCCCACTTTCTCCAAATCACAAATCAATTCATCGATAGGTTCAGCAAAACCTGTCCGGGTCAAAGCTAAGACCATATCAGCATAAAGCCCTAAATCAGGGACATCACATTCCGATTGAACGGCTGGGAATACTTTGAGGGCCAAATCGCAAAGGTCTTGCCGTAGAAGTTCTTTGTAGGCAGCAATTAGATCTGTTTTGATAAGACGATTTAGGGTTTTTGAGACTTGAGCTTCGATTTGAGAAGGGTCAGTTCTTTGAGCTCGTTTTAGAGCTTGAATCGCTTGGATTGCTTCGATGCTTAGTATTCGGCCCTTAACTAGAGGTCCACGGTTGCTTCGTGGACCGCATCGTACTGAGATTTTTCTTCTGGTGGTTGATTTTGGTGGTGGAAGAGTTACAGAAGAATGTTGTAAGGTGAATTTGAGGTTTGTAGATAGAGAGGAAGCCATGAATGGTGGATTTGAGTTCCACTGGTAGAAGATAAGAAACGGGTCTTCTATAAAAACCAACCCGTATTTGTTTTTGCCTCTTTCAAATTGGGTAGGTCTTTTTAATTACAGTTTGGTCCCTAAAGTTTTAATAACTTGCAATTACACACTCAACATTATGCTTATTCAAGTTTGATTTGTGTCATAAGTCATAACTATATATAATAGGAATATCGTGAATGGTCGAATGCATGTTGATATCaatatgaaaaaatgatatttcGATAACATCAGAATAGAttaaagttatttaattttgtatgatttaagttaagattaatttttttttcttatgttaaatatcaaatagtaaaaaataaaaattgatgatatataATTGTTGTTGATAACTTGATAGTGGATTGATAATAGTTTTAGTGTTTGTTGTGATAATATTGGTTGATGATGATACTTATAAGTAATGAATAATGGAGGAATATTTGACAGTGGTGATTTTAGCGTTGGAAAAATTATATCAACATCATATTAAATTGTTTAGTATAGATTAGtatattttgagttttattttatatttttcaatatgataaattaataattactatttagtcaatttcaatttatatatgcTTATATAATAGAgaataagaaatatttcaactttattaaattggtaggaatttttattttagacaAATAAAGAGTACGAACAATGTCTATTAACGaactacataaaaataaattttcaatcagAATTCTATAgccaaattttcaaaatgttaaCAATATGTAGCTTTGTACTAACACTATCATATATATTTAGAGATTGTTTGATATTAGCGTATTAGCaagttataatacatatattagttaTGTATAGTAAACATTTTGTTtggtatattttttatgttatatactAGTTATATACTCTATTGTATATTAAGATATGTATTATTAATACgtgaatatttatatattaatagtgCAAAAAAATTAATGCATACATTAACTATACATTAAGTAATTTTGTACATGAAATACATGTTAATTTATAATACATCAAatcaaaaacacataaaagataatctatgtataattaatactcataattcataaacattatttAGGATTATTGTTGtatagataaataaatttttgtaagGAAAAACTCGTGAAAATTGTGGGGTGGCCATTGGCATGATGAATGgctcatcattttcattattatcAGAGACGAAAATGCCCTTTCCCCCTTGAGAAAAACATTTTGTAAATTAACCGCGAGAATTAGTCCTGCGTAGTCTGTGAAATTGCCGTCTCAATTTTCCCGGTACCATTGAAATTCAGCTGATATTGTGTTGATGGACTAACCCTAGCTTCATCAGCATCCTCGTCCACCGGTGATCTATCGCCACAAGAAGAAGCTTGGCTGGCTCACTACCAGGTGTACATCACTATCttcgttttaattttttgatccATCTTCCTTTTCTGCACGTTATATGTTTGGCTTTTAAGTTTTAGTTAAGTCAAATCCAATGACTTCTGCTCAATGCTGTGACTTGTGAGTGATGATAATGTTAAGGCTGATTAGTGAATTTGTATGTTCTAGTAAGGGATGAAAAGGTACTCTGAATTGGTGTTAATGTTCTCGTTGTAATGCTACTGTATTGCTAGTTTGCTTTGAACTAGCTGCAATATAATAAGCTTAAAGGAAAGACATGTCATGAGGAAATGGACTGAGGCATTCTATAGAAACCATTAATGACTATGTAGCGTGTATTTCATTGTAGAAATTGTACTTATTTATAGctcatttaattattattcttgatAACCGTGAGTCCGGGCCAACTAATCCTTGGATACATGCTACCTCCCACCAGCACAAGTAACTTTgtctgttgaatgccttgaatcggacccgctacaaacagaaaggacgggggtctcgctgcccggtcagcgagtcggggggtccaggggggcgacgcgccccctggcctggggtccgggggggcggagacgcccccggcccgacggtatacaatgttgttgtattgggcccttaattttctgttgattctgtatgttgggcccaagcctgttagggcgtagcttagcactatatatagacgctatgggaaaccctattctggaattctgtttttgcctctccataataaaactgctccctctcttcccgtggacgtagccaatttattggtgaaccacgtaaatctgttgtcttgtttttcgcgtttatattttctcgtattatctcaaattccacACAACATTGTCCGCCAAGGCTTGGatgggaagaaatcacctaATGTTTTTGCATAGTTGAATATGATGCCTTATGGTTCTTAACCTACATTATTATGGAAAATTTTGTTAGCTACATGTATAAAGGTTTTGAGTAAATAATGTTGAAGTGTCTGTGTTCCCCTCGTCCTTTAACATTTCTGGGGTCCCAGGATGGGTAAGAGATGCATTTTATTTATCTCCCACTAATATGTTTCCATTGCTTGGTTGTTTTCACAGCCTGTCATTCCAGTTTCAATATCAAGAGTTAATCAGGTAGATGCAGCAAGATTGGACATCGAAATGTCGGCCATGCTAAAGGAATAGTTGGTCAAGGTTTTCTCTTTGATGAAGGTACATGTAGTGCAACTTTCTAACTTACCAGGGAATTCACCTCTTCATTATTTGTGATCTGATAATAATTGATATACATTTAATTTCCTTTTGTTTCTTCCCTTTGGGTTAGCCAGGAATGTATTTCAATATGAGCCAGAACTTGATGCTTTCTTGGAGTTCCTTATCTGGCATTTTTCTGTCTGGGTTGATAAGCCTACACCGGTAATGCTCTAATGAATTTGAGGTATAGAGATGAACGTGCGGTTGAAGTGAGAGGAAAAGGTTAGATATCGTCTCTTAATTAATCCTTTTTTCACTTTGTGCAGCTAACAAACGCTTCTTTATTTACtgttcaaaaagaaaaaggttgCTCTTATAAAAAAtcctttttttctatattaatcAGTTGGATGCTATGTTGTTGTTTGCACTAATTTCACTATTTTCTTCAATTGCTGGCGTTGAAGTTGTTCAAATTTGGGACATTTAATGTTTGTACGTCTAGGGAATTGGGACGTGAAGAGAATAGTTGTTGAAAAACTTATTAAATACTTAACCAGATAATGGTTCCATCTCACTTGTAACAGATTTTCTTCTTCCGTGGTCAGATCTGAAAACATTCAAGTCCACATTCATTACCATCCATGGATTCGCTCTCATAGATTACTTGAGATAGATTGAGATATGTGAGATCtgtaaatttttacttttatataaatGCTCAAATATTCAGTAATTTGAGAAGTCCATATAGTATTTATTAAGCGTATAATACTATAATATGGAGGGACTTCAGTGATTGGCTTGAAATCTTGCTCGTTTTAATTTGTACGTGAAGTTGCTAAGGTTGCCAGCTTGACTTAATTGAATTTCACTTTTGATCTTGTGCCTCTTGCACCAGTACATAATACCAACCGCAGTTTTACTTTTCGGCATATGTTAGTTCAGAAAGGATTTGGTGGACGTGGTCTTACTGTTGCTCAGAAGATATGGTACTGTGTCGCTACTGTTGGTGGGAAATGTATGTTGGCCCGTCTTCAATCATTTTCTGCTTTTCGAAGATGGGGCAACTCTGAGCAGGTATAGTCCTCTTCCACTCTTATCTCACTTGTTCGGTTGCATGCATGCTCGAGTAGAAGTTACTCATTACTGCTCTATATATTGAGATAAGTAGAAGTAGTATGTCATGCATTTGGTATAATGGAATTTGGTAGATCTTCCCTTAGAAGGAACGCAGTGCTCATTTTAGAACTATTTAATGATATTGGGGAAGCATGAAGGCTCAATGTCAAAAAGAGGTTAACTTTTCCTGCTTCTGAGGCTACATAAATTTGAAATGGTTCAATTTTGATCTCTTGTTGATATGTTGTCGATTCAAATTTGGTCATCCAAAATAGAATTGTTGCACTCGTAATTTTATGCTACAAATTTGAACAGGTAAAATAGTTACTTGCAAGTGTCAATTGTACGATGAAACATTGACTTGTTAATCTTGTGGCTTC encodes the following:
- the LOC101267975 gene encoding protein THYLAKOID ASSEMBLY 8, chloroplastic — its product is MASSLSTNLKFTLQHSSVTLPPPKSTTRRKISVRCGPRSNRGPLVKGRILSIEAIQAIQALKRAQRTDPSQIEAQVSKTLNRLIKTDLIAAYKELLRQDLCDLALKVFPAVQSECDVPDLGLYADMVLALTRTGFAEPIDELICDLEKVGRIECDDKSLVRLVRALVEGEQVESTVRVYELMKKSGWGSRFEIDEYVAKVLRRGFKRFGKEEMADEVDQQLQRSSRLV